One segment of Odontesthes bonariensis isolate fOdoBon6 chromosome 1, fOdoBon6.hap1, whole genome shotgun sequence DNA contains the following:
- the ankrd11 gene encoding ankyrin repeat domain-containing protein 11 isoform X1 — translation MPKGGGSKTPQLDHFPLNTDMVEKQGGKKDKVLSNKTPKLDRSDGVKEMKEKASKRKLPFTAGANGDQKDSDSEKPGPERKRIKKEPTNTRKAGLPFGMGMPGIRAGYPLSERQQVALLMQMTAEESINSPDTTPKHQSQSGLGQKGTPNSASKTKDKVNKRNERGETRLHRAAIRGEVRRIKELISEGADVNVKDFAGWTALHEACNRGYYDVAKQLLAAGAEVNTKGLDDDTPLHDASNNGHFKVVKLLLRYGGDPRQSNRRGETPLKVANSQTMLNLLLGKGTYTSSEESSSESSEEEDAPSFAPSSSVDGNNTDSEFEKGLKLKGKTADPPKSAVTPVKDEYEFDEDDEEERVPPVDDKHLLKKDFRKESIVKTNSFISIPKVEVKTYSKSNSLTPKKTVRRIISDSNSSDEDDRTCFTPAPTPRQQAQQTNAKTRDSGSLSSKQQKDKNKVKKKRKKESKNNVSKEVRFGKVNDKFCTSDSDCGDMESEDDKGSNSIKDSSTMNLKESPGFNASSSSSHGNLNSQKQAPSLAEQHPKQWRTDGWKTVSSPTWSDVSSLSDSVRTRLSSESDYSSADSSVESIKQVKRKAQESKKKNNNVHSNTVDKKNSDLYKNSIAESAASKTDVDGKVLKKHKAKHKHKNKEKDKAPSLVLNQDMNEKFVKSFSFDFDDSRQKSLIVESESTPESKVKLSKHEKEHSKKEDRLLKTKSEDKDWSSGKDSQRSAKEEKNKKTKDFTKDKTNKEEREKPVKSDKERNFKEKEKPKEEKQKAHKEEKKKKSKEKSSSKADRKSEQKEEKHLKVDKEKNIKEEKEKCKKDKILKEESENDGYDINNRFLNPEDTKLSASDDHHDNWGSEMSSDSSLYGDDSWDAPVKEVKEVKEYKSNNTVKLIVETVKEETRRKDNKVKDKKSDHSDKRSEKEATSKKKDKDSSEKTNEKKKDWSEKQKLNSGHSVDKEKKRKESTDIVKDKKDKDSLDNSRDRKDPYDFIKDRKDLKIKQESIADEYGSDTFFKDVDGFGKSCDIRERNHSGKEKEKKSEGMEKREKTKADKHKEKTKDRGVDQEKDKSERSSTEKTVKGKDADRGTKDKKEGAKDKHKDSHGKDKDRKMSSEQTKDKKEKASLDKHADRERDFLEVKKEERKTEKIREKPFYEIDDIFTDESDDDDDGDGYNRGVVLGSDSIRKESTPDRDELDHFPSEKIRKSSAEAKHNTDKAKEHKEKKKDKAIFDTGKERKGSLEKHNKDKKDSVDVKHKERKDRMSLDSNQEKKNKQKLMDKRDTSEEKTKSKYKDKQDHSKERKLSKGSGENEKSLLEKLEEEAMNDYKDDSNDKNSEISSDSFTDRGHEPVLTSYYEPISLTDISEARRDSLSISTPQDKFREKERHRHSSSSSSKKSHDKEKEKVKKDKGDKRDKTGEIRESYSRRESLPFEKEPMPLEADPYTFPFGGKGDGEDDFDKTLEFEKEMSKKDKEKATGIISDRMKDKKKKEKHKEKLKEEKNKYIDGFGAFKHSKEDVKLGLKDSPQVTVLKDRSKEQSPKFDLKKDRNRDTLDKDNRVDHSKSKAKDENEKLTQAKDTVRKDNRPREKLLVDDENQMTSFGQMLSLRDQEIGARLKKQKEKMKQMEKLRPKSGDLKLKDKARSTEEVRKNRSELSSKKSNSMEAGLKEKKLKDVGLPAQMMSPGRKFQPTDSQNSKDWLAGPQMKENLPASPRPDQNRPTGVPTPTSVISCPSFEEVMQTPRTPSCSPEDYHDIMLDGLDCQNSSAMTMSMNACSPSFFESRYSNSQSFQEGTCPTPAKNLQLPLVSRSASSDVRRPLEDEFKAEADKFLRQQSDSAAEFDPSSSSQPLEDKSATVDRLECLSPPYFSPMRMLSPRREPAHPTADVAATSLDVAEGNEHLPESVFNSFLPKPSTPVHRPDPQEPCFDIAAPPTPAPAALPTLDIDDISEPLHSEPNLVLSDLPSVTEKQEQEEEEDEEEEEEEEDDEEEGDIDERTDGDHCDVEEPEQARDLCSLSPHVEDPLRKSWPAESPERQEPEVHQLSPPHSAPNHEENCFNHNMVWNPDVDLKSPGREIEAAVSKITSPYSHSDNDMQPLPVDPSVTSPYATWNRWPKEAAVDFDEQKEAVADIPSPERLDTVMDGEPNYLNTSLSSNRLESFFQDCSKPIIEDGHQMDAESSCVEPDSRPSTRSFSDTPDSHIVPAVGPEPVVPWADPFPADTDELDDLGPFSLPDLPLPDKSEEAEPRDSELADHNKIVPSHIRHSITDSDDPDIMEVDLPSLSKTPCPANDLSLGESAVPSPHKTFQQELEPEPQSVPTNSSLSLNQQQHSILERQLAYGGPHESDPNMLYSPVKPDACQQHHIQIHSLTESLQLPLDSVSAVKPEVRQGEMPEIVAESASCSPHPQLTVPVTLSSTAEPPDTQEPTSKLMPVTPATVPTTVDVHKKVEDIPQRITRNRAKNNPSAVPPTSTIITSSAAATPVTTSPVVSINPIPTRTPTPTSVSSFSALKKDKDSGLSVSSAASNSSPAASVTSSVTPAAVVPSKTPKGRPLPVDEEDSQTQHPRKRKFPRSAGQQVQVQLVNTAMQQTREMIQQTLAVVVNAIKLDDIEPYHSDRSNPYFEYLQIRKKIEEKRKILCYITPQAPQCYAEYVTYTGSYLLDGKPLSKLHIPVIAPPPSLSEPLKELFRQQEAVRGKLRLQHSIEREKLIVSCEQEVLRVHCRAARTIANQAVPFSACTMLLDSEVYNMPSETQGDENKSVRDRFNARQFISWIQDVDDKYDRMKTCLLMRQQHEAAALNAVQRMEWQLKVQELDPAGHKSLCVNEVPSFYVPMVDVNDDFVLLPA, via the exons ATGCCCAAAGGTGGGGGTTCTAAAACCCCCCAGCTGGACCACTTCCCACTCAACACCGACATGGTGGAAAAGCAGGGGGGGAAAAAG GATAAAGTGTTGTCAAATAAGACTCCTAAATTGGATCGGAGCGATGGCGTCAAAGAGATGAAAGAGAAGGCCTCTAAAAGGAAGCTGCCCTTCACTGCTGGAGCAAATGGAGACCAGAAAGATTCAGACTCAG agaaaccaggtCCAGAGAGGAAGCGCATTAAGAAGGAGCCCACTAACACCCGGAAGGCGGGCTTGCCGTTTGGAATGGGGATGCCAGGGATCCGGGCCGGGTACCCCCTCTCTGAGCGGCAGCAGGTGGCCTTGCTCATGCAAATGACAGCTGAAGAGTCCATCAACAGTCCAG ACACAACACCAAAGCATCAGTCACAGTCCGGTCTGGGTCAGAAGGGAACGCCAAACTCTGCATCTAAAACCAAAGACAAAGTGAATAAACGGAACGAGAGAGGAGAGACCCGACTGCACAGAGCAGCGATCCGCGGAGAGGTACGCCGCATCAAGGAGCTCATCAGTGAGGGAGCTGATGTGAATGTAAAAGACTTTGCAG GCTGGACTGCACTGCACGAGGCATGCAACAGGGGGTATTATGATGTGGCCAAGCAGCTGCTGGCAGCGGGAGCAGAGGTCAACACCAAGGGTCTGGATGATGACACCCCTCTACACGATGCTTCCAACAATGGACATTTCaag gTTGTCAAGCTACTTTTACGGTATGGAGGGGACCCACGTCAAAGCAACAGGAGGGGTGAAACGCCACTGAAGGTTGCCAACTCCCAAACAATGTTGAACCTGTTGCTCGGGAAAGGCACTTACACCTCAAGTGAAGAAAGTTCATCAG AATCTTCAGAGGAGGAAGATGCGCCCTCGTTTGCGCCGTCCAGCTCTGTCGATGGCAATAACACGGACTCTGAGTTTGAGAAGGGCCTGAAGTTAAAAGGGAAAACCGCAGACCCTCCTAAATCTGCCGTCACGCCCGTCAAAGATGAATACGAATTCGAtgaggatgatgaggaggagcGCGTCCCTCCTGTAGACGATAAACATCTCTTGAAAAAAGACTTCAGAAAGGAATCCATAGTTAAGACCAACAGCTTCATCTCTATACCCAAGGTGGAGGTTAAAACATATTCCAAAAGCAACTCGCTCACACCAAAGAAAACCGTCAGGAGGATCATCTCTGACAGTAACAGTTCAGACGAGGATGATAGGACGTGTTTCACACCAGCGCCCACGCCGCGGCAACAAGCCCAGCAAACAAATGCCAAGACTAGAGACTCTGGCAGCCTGAGCTCgaaacaacaaaaagacaagaATAAAGTCAAAAAGAAACGAAAGAAGGAGAGTAAAAACAACGTCAGTAAAGAAGTCAGATTTGGTAAAGTCAATGACAAATTCTGCACATCTGACTCTGATTGTGGTGATATGGAGAGTGAGGACGACAAAGGCTCAAATAGTATAAAGGACTCCTCTACGATGAACCTTAAAGAATCCCCCGGCTTTAACGCATCCTCCTCGTCTTCCCACGGAAACTTGAACTCTCAGAAACAAGCGCCGTCGTTGGCAGAACAGCATCCAAAGCAGTGGAGGACAGATGGCTGGAAGACGGTGTCCTCTCCTACATGGTCAGATGTCAGTTCGCTTTCAGATTCAGTCAGAACACGACTTTCCAGCGAGTCCGACTACTCCTCTGCTGACTCCAGTGTGGAGTCAATAAAACAAGTGAAGAGGAAAGCGCaggagagcaaaaagaaaaacaacaacgtgCACAGCAACACCGTAGACAAGAAAAACTCTGACCTTTATAAAAACTCCATTGCAGAGAGTGCCGCCTCCAAAACTGACGTAGATGGTAAAGTCCTGAAAAAGCATAAAGCGAAGCACAAGCATAAAAATAAGGAAAAGGACAAAGCTCCTAGTTTAGTGCTGAATCAAGATATGAATGAGAAATTTGTCAAGAGCTTCTCTTTTGACTTTGATGATTCAAGGCAGAAGTCCTTAATTGTCGAGTCTGAATCGACACCTGAGAGCAAAGTCAAATTATCCAAACACGAGAAGGAGCATTCTAAAAAGGAGGACCGGCTTCTGAAAACAAAGTCTGAGGATAAGGACTGGTCTTCTGGAAAAGACTCGCAAAGATCGGcgaaagaggagaaaaacaagaaaacaaaggaCTTTACCAAGGACAAGACCAAtaaggaggagagggagaagcCTGTCAAATCTGACAAGGAGAGAAATttcaaggagaaggagaaaccCAAGGAGGAGAAACAGAAGGCTcacaaagaggagaaaaagaaaaagtccaaGGAGAAGTCCTCCTCAAAGGCTGACAGGAAAAGTGagcagaaagaggaaaaacatcTAAAAGTGGACAAGGAGAAAAACAtcaaggaggagaaggagaaatgtaaaaaagacaaaatcctGAAGGAGGAGTCCGAGAACGATGGCTACGACATTAACAACCGGTTCCTCAACCCGGAGGACACGAAGCTGAGTGCATCAGATGACCATCATGACAACTGGGGCTCTGAGATGTCCTCTGATTCCTCCCTCTATGGAGATGACAGCTGGGACGCTCCTGTCAAAGAGGTCAAAGAAGTCAAGGAATATAAGTCCAACAACACCGTTAAGCTCATCGTTGAGACTGTTAAGGAGGAGACGAGGAGGAAAGACAACAAAGTCAAGGACAAGAAATCGGATCACAGTGATAAAAGATCTGAGAAAGAAGCTACTTCTAAGAAGAAGGACAAAGACTCCTCGGAAAAGACCAACGAAAAGAAGAAAGACTGGtcggaaaaacaaaaactaaattcTGGCCACTCGGTTGACAAAGAAAAGAAGCGGAAAGAGTCCACGGACATAgtcaaagacaaaaaagacaaGGATTCCCTGGACAACAGCAGAGATCGTAAAGACCCGTATGACTTTATCAAGGACAGAAAAGACCTAAAAATCAAGCAGGAATCTATAGCAGATGAATATGGCAGCGACACCTTCTTTAAAGACGTTGATGGTTTTGGTAAATCTTGTGATATCAGAGAGCGAAACCACTCTGGAAAGGAGAAGGAAAAGAAGAGTGAGGGAATGGAGAAGCGAGAAAAGACTAAAGCTGACAagcacaaagagaaaacaaaagacaggGGAGTTGATCAGGAGAAAGACAAGAGTGAGCGAAGCTCCACCGAAAAAACTGTCAAGGGAAAAGATGCAGACCGGGGCACCAAAGACAAGAAGGAGGGAGCCAAAGACAAACACAAAGACTCTCACGGCAAAGACAAAGATCGAAAGATGTCTTCAGAACAGACGAAGGACAAGAAAGAGAAGGCCTCTCTCGACAAACATGCGGATAGAGAGAGGGATTTCTTGGAAGtaaagaaagaggagagaaagactgAGAAAATCCGGGAGAAACCTTTTTACGAGATAGACGACATATTCACTGATgagagtgatgatgatgatgatggggaTGGCTACAATAGAGGGGTTGTACTTGGGTCAGACTCCATCAGAAAAGAGTCGACACCTGATAGGGATGAGCTGGATCATTTCCCCTcggaaaaaataagaaaatcctCTGCAGAGGCGAAACATAACACAGACAAGGCAAAGGAAcacaaggagaagaagaaagataAGGCCATATTCGACACTGGTAAAGAGAGGAAAGGCTCCCTGGAGAAacacaacaaagacaaaaaggatTCAGTCGATGTAAAacataaggaaaggaaagataggATGTCATTGGACTCCaatcaagaaaagaaaaacaagcagaAGCTGATGGACAAAAGGGACACGAGTGAAGAGAAGACAAAGAGCAAATATAAAGACAAGCAGGACCACTCGAAGGAAAGGAAGCTCTCGAAAGGCAGTGGTGAGAATGAGAAGTCCCTCTTAGAAAAACTAGAAGAGGAAGCTATGAACGACTACAAGGATGACTCCAATGATAAGAACAGTGAAATATCCTCAGATAGTTTCACCGATAGAGGTCACGAGCCAGTCCTCACTAGTTACTATGAGCCCATCAGCCTGACTGATATCTCTGAGGCCAGGAGAGACTCCCTGTCCATATCTACTCCACAGGATAAGttcagagaaaaagagaggcaTCGGCATTCCTCGTCCTCATCATCCAAAAAGAGCCATGacaaggagaaagaaaaagtaaaaaaggacaaaggagacaagCGTGACAAAACTGGGGAGATCAGAGAGTCCTACAGCCGTAGAGAGAGCCTGCCGTTCGAGAAGGAGCCCATGCCTCTCGAGGCAGACCCTTACACATTCCCATTCGGGGGTAAGGGAGACGGCGAGGACGACTTTGACAAAACATTGGAATTTGAAAAAGAGATGTCCAAAAAGGACAAAGAGAAAGCAACTGGCATCATCAGTGACAGGATgaaggacaaaaagaaaaaggagaaacacAAGGAAAAATTGAAGGAGGAGAAGAATAAATACATTGATGGCTTTGGGGCATTTAAACACTCCAAAGAGGATGTGAAGTTGGGGTTGAAAGATAGTCCCCAGGTCACTGTTCTGAAAGACCGGTCAAAAGAACAAAGCcctaaatttgatttgaaaaaagaCCGAAATCGGGACACGCTGGACAAAGACAACAGAGTAGATCACAGTAAATCCAAGGCCAAGGACGAAAATGAAAAGCTCACTCAGGCCAAAGACACGGTGCGGAAAGACAACCGTCCACGTGAAAAACTGCTGGTGGATGATGAAAATCAAATGACAAGTTTTGGTCAGATGTTGAGTCTCAGAGATCAGGAGATTGGAGCACGCctcaagaaacaaaaagaaaaaatgaagcaGATGGAGAAACTGAGACCCAAGTCAGGGGACCTTAAGCTCAAAGACAAAGCCAGGTCCACAGAGGAAGTACGGAAAAACCGCAGTGAGCTGTCATCAAAGAAATCCAACAGCATGGAGGCTGGCCTAAAAGAGAAGAAACTGAAGGATGTGGGTCTCCCAGCTCAAATGATGTCTCCAGGGAGGAAGTTCCAGCCTACTGACAGTCAGAATTCAAAGGATTGGCTGGCTGGCCCCCAAATGAAGGAGAATCTCCCCGCTTCTCCCAGGCCGGATCAAAACAGGCCAACTGGTGTTCCCACACCAACATCTGTTATCTCCTGCCCCAGCTTTGAGGAAGTTATGCAGACTCCACGCACCCCATCCTGCAGTCCAGAGGATTACCATGATATTATGCTGGATGGGCTGGACTGCCAAAACTCCTCAGCCATGACCATGTCCATGAATGCCTGCTCCCCATCCTTCTTTGAAAG CAGGTACTCCAACTCTCAGAGTTTCCAGGAAGGCACCTGTCCTACACCTGCGAAGAACCTCCAGCTGCCGCTTGTCAGCCGTTCGGCATCATCTGATGTCCGCAGACCTCTGGAGGACGAGTTCAAAGCGGAGGCTGACAAGTTTCTTCGGCAGCAGAGTGATTCGGCCGCCGAATTTGACCCGTCCTCTTCCTCTCAACCCCTGGAGGACAAATCGGCGACAGTGGATAGGTTGGAGTGCTTGTCACCACCCTATTTCTCCCCAATGAGAATGTTGTCTCCTCGCCGGGAGCCGGCACATCCAACGGCAGATGTGGCAGCAACATCTCTCGATGTCGCCGAGGGTAACGAACACcttcctgagagtgtgttcaACAGTTTCTTGCCAAAACCTTCGACACCGGTTCACAGACCAGATCCCCAGGAACCGTGCTTTGACATCGCAGCACCACCAACACCAGCTCCTGCTGCTTTGCCAACCCTGGATATCGATGACATCTCTGAGCCTCTCCACAGTGAGCCAAATCTGGTCCTCTCAGATCTCCCTTCTGTCACAGAAAAACAGGagcaggaagaagaggaggatgaagaagaagaggaggaggaggaggacgatgaGGAAGAAGGCGATATAGATGAGAGAACTGATGGAGACCACTGTGATGTAGAAGAGCCAGAACAAGCAAGAGATCTGTGTTCTTTGTCCCCTCACGTTGAGGACCCCCTGAGGAAGAGCTGGCCTGCAGAGTCCCCCGAGCGGCAAGAGCCAGAGGTCCATCAGCTGTCCCCGCCACACTCTGCACCAAACCATGAAGAGAACTGTTTCAATCACAACATGGTTTGGAATCCTGATGTGGACCTCAAATCGCCCGGCAGGGAGATTGAGGCTGCCGTCTCTAAAATAACCAGCCCGTACTCCCATTCTGACAACGACATGCAACCCCTGCCTGTAGATCCCTCTGTCACCTCCCCGTATGCTACCTGGAATAGGTGGCCAAAAGAGGCTGCGGTCGACTTTGATGAACAGAAGGAGGCTGTGGCTGACATCCCCTCTCCAGAGAGGCTCGACACAGTTATGGATGGGGAACCCAACTATTTAAACACCTCACTGTCCTCCAACAGGCTGGAGTCCTTCTTCCAGGACTGCAGCAAGCCTATCATAGAGGATGGGCACCAGATGGATGCAGAGTCTTCCTGTGTTGAACCAGACAGCAGACCAAGCACACGCAGCTTCAGCGATACCCCTGATAGTCACATAGTCCCAGCCGTGGGCCCTGAGCCTGTGGTGCCTTGGGCGGATCCGTTTCCTGCTGATACGGATGAACTGGACGACCTGGGACCGTTCTCTTTGCCTGACCTACCGCTGCCTGACAAGTCAGAGGAAGCCGAGCCACGAGACTCTGAGCTAGCTGACCACAACAAGATTGTGCCGTCCCACATTAGACACAGCATCACAGACAGCGATGACCCGGACATAATGGAGGTAGACCTACCCAGCCTGTCCAAGACTCCGTGCCCTGCTAATGACCTCAGTTTAGGAGAATCAGCTGTACCGTCACCACATAAGACCTTCCAGCAAGAGTTGGAGCCCGAGCCTCAGAGTGTGCCCACCAACAGCTCTCTGTCTCTTAACCAACAACAGCACAGCATTTTAGAAAGACAACTAGCATATGGAGGACCTCATGAGTCCGATCCCAATATGCTGTATTCACCTGTAAAACCAGATGCTTGTCAGCAACATCACATCCAGATTCATTCTCTCACCGAGTCATTGCAGTTACCCCTGGATTCAGTGTCTGCTGTGAAGCCAGAGGTGAGGCAGGGAGAGATGCCTGAGATTGTAGCAGAATCTGCGTCATGCAGTCCTCATCCTCAGCTCACTGTGCCAGTCACCCTTTCCAGCACAGCGGAACCACCAGACACTCAGGAGCCCACATCCAAGCTAATGCCGGTTACCCCGGCCACTGTGCCCACCACTGTAGATGTCCACAAGAAGGTGGAGGACATCCCTCAAAGAATAACCCGCAATCGCGCCAAGAACAATCCCTCTGCTGTCCCTCCTACCTCCACCATAATAACCTCATCTGCCGCTGCCACGCCTGTGACGACCAGCCCGGTGGTGAGCATTAATCCAATCCCTACAAGAACCCCGACACCCACCTCAGTCTCTTCCTTCTCAGCCTTGAAGAAAGATAAAGATTCTGGGCTGAGCGTTTCCTCCGCTGCATCCAATTCATCCCCAGCAGCATCTGTAACTTCTTCTGTGACACCTGCAGCTGTGGTTCCCAGCAAAACACCGAAAGGTCGTCCCCTCCCAGTGGACGAAGAGGACTCTCAGACTCAGCACCCCCGGAAGAGGAAATTTCCACGTTCTGCCGGGCAGCAAGTCCAGGTGCAGCTAGTAAACACGGCTATGCAGCAGACCAGAGAAATGATTCAACAGACTTTAGCCGTTGTAGTCAATGCCATCAAGCTGGATGACATTGAGCCCTACCACAGCGACCGGTCCAACCCTTACTTTGAGTACCTGCAGATCAGGAAGAAGATCGAGGAGAAGAGGAAGATTCTGTGCTACATCACCCCTCAGGCCCCACAGTGTTACGCTGAGTATGTGACCTACACTGGTTCTTACCTGCTGGATGGCAAGCCCCTCAGCAAGCTTCACATCCCTGTG ATCGCCCCACCTCCATCGCTGTCAGAACCTTTGAAGGAGCTCTTCCGGCAACAGGAGGCAGTAAGAGGGAAGCTCAGGCTGCAGCACAGCATAGAGCGG GAGAAACTCATTGTTTCATGCGAGCAGGAGGTCTTAAGGGTCCATTGCAGAGCAGCAAGAACAATAGCCAATCAGGCTGTGCCATTCAGTGCCTGCACCATGCTGTTGGACTCTGAGGTGTACAACATGCCATCTGAGACCCAG GGTGATGAGAACAAATCCGTGAGAGATCGCTTCAACGCACGCCAGTTCATTTCCTGGATACAGGACGTGGACGATAAATACGACCGCATGAAG ACATGTTTGTTGATGCGGCAGCAGCACGAGGCAGCCGCCCTCAATGCAGTGCAGAGGATGGAGTGGCAGCTGAAGGTGCAGGAGCTGGACCCGGCGGGGCACAAGTCCCTCTGCGTCAACGAAGTGCCGTCCTTCTACGTGCCCATGGTCGACGTCAACGACGACTTTGTCCTGCTGCCTGCGTGA